The DNA segment AGTGTGAAACAGGTGAGCTATGAAAGTGGCTTTTCCAGTCTTGCCGGATTCCACCGTCACTTCAAGGAAATGACAGGTTTAAGCCCTTTAAATTATCAGAACAGCAATTTATCGCAGATTAAGGGCTTTTCTTAACCTATATTAACGAGCAGCGAAGAGCAAAGATAAAAGCGTTAACTATAGAAAAGCCGACAGATTTGTCGGCCTTTTGTATTTCAGGTCTTTTTAGAAATTGGTATTTACGATCAACTGACTTCTGGTGGCGTCAATGAAATCCAATGGGATGATTCCATATCTTCCATGAGCAGCGCCACTGAAATAAGTATTGATCTTAGGGTTAATGGAATTGGCTACGGTATTGATGTTCGGAATTCCGAAGATCCCTGGTTTATAACCACTGCCGTAATTCACATATAGCTTTTTAACCGTGCTGTTTTTTGCTTCATTTAAAAGGCTTTCCACCGTTGTCCATTTTGCATTCAGGTCCTCTACCTTATAGTAATCCTGAATCTTTAAACCCGCAGCAGGATTGTTGATCTCAAAGGTGGTATTGTCTGCCCAATTGGTGGCATCGATTCCTTTGGTATTGCCTGTGCTGAATCTTCTCAGAAGTTTGATCTTTCCACGTACAGATCCTAAAGTAGAAATGCCATTTCCTAAGTCCCATTTTGAAGCATTCTGCGCCACATACGCATCAAAGGTTTGTTCAAAACTGCGGGTATTATCAGTAGGGGTATGTTCTTCTTTTACGCTCATGATGATCGTTTCGCTGGGATTGCTGTTCAGAAAACTGATGCAGGCATTCAGGACATCATCAAAGTTTAAGTTCTGATAGATCGCGCCATGGTGAATGGTGAAGCTGTTGCCGATATGTCTGCAGCGGATGTCCAGGTACCTTACACCAGCATTCAGCTGTTCTGCAATGCTTAAGTTCTGTGTTTTTGCTGTTCCGGAAATGGGTTCAGTCCTTGCACCTGAATCATGCGTACCCGGAATGGAAAGCTGGGCAAGGCTCATCGTGTCTGACAAAGCACCCATCCAGTTGTTCATGGTAAAGCTGGTTACAGTGGGAAGGGCCATGACTGATTTTTCGGATCTGATGCCCATTGGCGCATTTTCGGAGTTCTGTTTTTTACAGGCGGTAAAAGAAATGGCTGCGGCCAGGATGAGCTGGACTTTTAAGGGATTGATTTTCATAATGATTTAGGGTTTGATTTAAATAGTAAGATAGGAAATTAAATTGTTGTGCTCAAGCGTTTTAGCGTTTTGGTTAAAGGAATAATGCATGACCCTAAATAAACGTGTCTTTCATTAAAGCTGTGTTAATCAGTGATTAAGTTTTTTCGAATCACTTCTTATCCTACATCAATGTGGGGGTCGCAGCGCTTGGGTATCTTTGTATACAATAATTCAAACAAAGAATATTGTTTGGGTGATTACCTAAAAAAAGGAGAAACAAAATGAAAAAGTTAATTGAAAAAATCGTGACAAATTCTGGCAGACCACATATGGTTGGTGATGGATTCAGGGTATTTAATTATATCCCCGGAGCAGGCATTCCTCAGGAGAGAATAAGTCCGTTTTTACTTTTGGACTTTAATCCTGAATATGATTTCGGTCCTTCAAATCACATGAGAGGAGTCGGTGTCCATCCACACAAAGGTTTTGAAACGGTAACGATCGCCTATAAAGGAACGGTTGCACACCATGACAGTACCGGAGCCTCAGGAATCATCAATTCCGGAGACGTACAATGGATGACCGCAGGAAATGGAATCCTGCACAAAGAATACCATGAAGAAGCCTTCTCTAAAAAAGGTGGTCCTTTTGAAATGGTGCAATTGTGGGTAAATCTTCCTAAAAAAGACAAATCTACTAC comes from the Pedobacter sp. FW305-3-2-15-E-R2A2 genome and includes:
- a CDS encoding phosphatidylinositol-specific phospholipase C; this encodes MKINPLKVQLILAAAISFTACKKQNSENAPMGIRSEKSVMALPTVTSFTMNNWMGALSDTMSLAQLSIPGTHDSGARTEPISGTAKTQNLSIAEQLNAGVRYLDIRCRHIGNSFTIHHGAIYQNLNFDDVLNACISFLNSNPSETIIMSVKEEHTPTDNTRSFEQTFDAYVAQNASKWDLGNGISTLGSVRGKIKLLRRFSTGNTKGIDATNWADNTTFEINNPAAGLKIQDYYKVEDLNAKWTTVESLLNEAKNSTVKKLYVNYGSGYKPGIFGIPNINTVANSINPKINTYFSGAAHGRYGIIPLDFIDATRSQLIVNTNF